The Zingiber officinale cultivar Zhangliang chromosome 2A, Zo_v1.1, whole genome shotgun sequence genomic sequence ACCCTTTTGCACTAAATTATACCCAAATGGAAGGTTGAGATTATGGAATTAGATAATTTCCTAGAAGGCCTACTTAActttttagatttctaaaaagGCACATCGTATTTGGATTTTTATTAAAAGACTCACTTAATTCTCTGAATTTTTGGAATATACTTTCCATTTATTTGAGtcttcaattaaaataaaaaaatagcttTTCTTATTTAAATCAAATCAAGATAAATATTTCATCAAAAAGTTTTATATAAAAATCATTGATGACATTAAAAACTTTGTGATTAAATTCATAATGATCTCTTAAATTTATccataattttagtttttattttgtttttttgaaaATACGGttaataaaaaatgaaataataaaattgatctcttaattttatttattttcttatggttaggtattaaataaaaatatttttataatttattattaatcacctttttaatttttattgaaattctaaaattaaaatatggATAAACGAAAAAATTATTATGAATTTAatcacataattttttttttaaaaaaagagttttaatGTTATTGATAATTTTTATATGAAACTCTTTGATAAAAtagttaaaattttacttttcTTATTTTTAGTTTGATTCGatttagagggtgtttggctaagcttataagctctctaaaatagcttataagctgttttggagcttataagctcttcaaatttgtttggtaaatttttttcaaacagcttataagctgtcaaaataagctgttttggagcttataagctatttttaaaaaagtatggaagagcctacttttttaaaaaatatcttattttaataatttgtttctctaaaatatccttatataatttcataaatccccatcttatcctcgataaatttttataagcttaatatctttttatctccaTCAACTTTTCTTCCAACGTTGTATCATCTTCTCCACCAACgtctctttctaattttctctcccccGATGCAGAAATTCgcccaaaaccctctattaataaaaatatcaaaactctctattaatagtattataccctttttggtaattttattaataaaaagatcttataataccaaacacatcaatatctttaagttgattgtaataagttcatccaaacactttaacaacttatttttaaaataagacctaacaacttataagctcctaaagcaacttataagttgtacgagcttataagctgtttttaataaatttagccaaacaccctcttaattaataaaaattaattttttattttaatttgggatTGAAATAGACGGTAAATTATTTTGGGAATTAGAGATACTTAAACATCTCTCTTTCCATCTAACATCAACCCGACACGGCTCTTAAAGCAACGGGTCTTCAATCTGACCGTCCACCTTCCTTCGCTTCGTCGTAGATCTTCCCTTTCGTCTTTCCATCTGCGGCCGTAGGCGAACCGGCGAAACCGTTGGCCTCAAAACCCCAATCCACCCACCCCGCCTGCCCCCGCCCGGCAATGGCTTTACTGTAAGGATCTCATCTCCTCCTCGATTCCCAGATCGGATTCGGCCATGTCGAGCTCCACCGCGGCTAACTCATGGACTCCTCTTTTGTCGGTGGGGCGGCAGAGATCTGTTTGCGCCAGGGCGAAGTTATCCGGATCTCTGTGGAAGGTTCGTAGGCGGATCGCCTGCGGTTGCAGCGCTCCTCCATGGAATTCGAGGAACGGCCATCCGACCGCTGAAAGCTCCGTGAGTTCGTCAATCTAAATCAGCGGCATCcattagttgttttttttttcttttgctatttGTTGTTTTGGGATGAATAACGAGTTTCTAGATCGAATTCTTCTCTTTGGAAATTGGGTATCGAGCAATAAAGGACATGTGTTTGCCCTTCTGCAATAAAGGAGACATCTTGCCAACAAGAGAATACAGAGTTTTACATGAAACTTACCCTTGGCTTATGAttaaaaattctgttaaaaaaatcttttagctAGTTTGGCAAAAATGATGaaccaataaaaaaaatttgtatgATAGACATGTCTATTTGTGTCTTCATTATTGTATAATAGCATTTTCATGCTAGTCTATGTTATTGAAACATCATCCTGGGTCTAATATTACCGGCTTGAAGTAGTAAATACTAATTAAGGATGCCATGCCTGCTTGTTAAACTTGAAATTGTCATAGCTCATAACACTAGGGATAATAGTACAGAGAAATTTATATAGTAAGGGGGATGCACAATAGATTGAGCAATAAGATGAGTTAAGAAAATAGGATTTGTGGGCTttcttcttaaaaattaaaatatctgaaGTATATAATGTTTGAAATGCCAGTTTAAAGCTTTTCCGTTTATTCTTTCTGATTCTAGCTACTTTTTTTTTTGGAACAAAGGTAGAATTTGTCAACTTTTGGACTCTGAAACTGGAATCTTCATATTTAATAGCAATATTTGTGTCAATAAACTAGATTTCTGAGTCTGAATATTTTGTTGCATGTCTAGTTGTTGTACTAAAATGTAAAATCTGAAACTTGTGATGGAAATATTCTATAGTGCTTATGCTGTTAAATAGATGCTAGTCTCAACTTCTATTATTCTGATCAGTTGCATGATTTTCATGTCAGACTTCATCATTATCAGAGAAGTTAGGAATGGATAAACAAGGAATTGAAGAATCCAATGTCCTCATTGAGTGTAGAGATGTTCATAAATCTTTTGGCGATAAACGAATACTAGAAGGAGTTAACTTCAAGGTAAAATTACGTTCTTAATGTGCTGCATTCATCTCTGAGTATACCTTAGTGTTCAATCCAAATGGTTTTTACCAATATAAACTtgtattataaattaaaatattgttTATAAGTTTCCAGAAGTTCTTATGATCACCTAGTATTTTGCTTTACTTGTTTTATCAAAATTGTATCTCATTTGATAATATACTGAAAATGGATCTTATACACACTTTACCTGTAGCTTCCACGGAGTTCAGTCTGTGactataaattattattattttacgaATGTcacatatattattattttatgaaCAGTTTTGAATCTTCAATTGGAGTCTTGTTTATGCCAGGTGCACACTTCTCGAACCTTAGTTGTTGTTTTTTTACTTGTTCAGATTAGACATGGAGAAGCTGTTGGGATAATTGGGCCATCAGGAACTGGCAAATCAACAATTCTGAAGATCATGGCTGGTCTTTTATCACCTGACAAGGTATCagctatttattttcttttatctatttttttagttTCTCAACTTAGATTGGTCAAACAAGTTGTTTTGTTGGTTGTTTTGGATGCTCCACCTGTTAAAATGTAAGCTAGTTGTATTTGTTATTTTACGGATTAGTTCTGTAATGATGTGCAGGGAGAAGTCCTTATATGTGGGAAACAGAGACATGGATTGGTCAGTGACGAAGAGATATCAGGTCTTCGGATTGGCCTGGTAACTCCCTTTTCTGTGATTTGTTGTCTACTCGTAGTGATTAACTTCTCAAAGGATTCGGAAGGCATTATGTATTTGATCAAGCCTGGGCGAGATATAAATTAAGCAACAATTGCTTTCTAAATATCCAAGTCTTTActgattgataatttaatttGCAAAGAAGATACAAAGGATTAGTTAATCAGCTAATGAGCAACATCATAGGAGTTCTTATTCCATCAATCAGGGATGTGAAATGGTTCTGAAGGAGGGATTGCATGTGATTTGTTTCTGCTGAACTTTATTATTTCACAAAATTTATTCAGATTTATGCCATTCACATTGCAaccaaaacaaataaaaaaatttgacaaGACAATCAAAAATGGTTTTAGTTTGACAGTGACACACCTTTTAACATTGATTATTTTTGAagtaaaaaacttttctttttgaggCTATGCAGATTCAAATTAGTTAACTAATGGAATCTGAAACCTCGTAGGGTCTCAGATCCTTGGATCATTAATTCCATAGTCTatgctaaataaaatttaattcagtttctttttccaatttttgGCATATCTAGTTCTTGGCATTTTATAACACAAAGGCTAATGGTTTAGCCAGTAAAGATCACCAGCAAATGATCTCATAACGTATTACTTAACAAAGCTATTGTGCCTAGTTGTACCATTTTGAGTTACTTAACCAAACTTGATCTGATATAGAATTTTAGAAACTGTCCATATATCTGAAATTTTAACCATAACTTGAGTGGAAATTTATCCTTATTTCGTTGTTCCATTTGGCTGATGAACGATACAATACTTAATTCATTGTAGACGAGTAATTATATAAATCATCaaagaattacttttcttttactgCATTTGTACCTCTGGAAGATATTTGAGAAAACTTAAGTTCATCATTGTGTATTCGTTATTGGTTTCTAGCTTTATGCAATTGATTGGATAAACTAATTTTCTTAACTTTACTGGTGCAGGTTTTCCAGAGTGCAGCGCTTTTTGATTCCCTCACAGTACGTGAAAACGTCGGTTTTCTACTGTAAGGAGTTTCCATTTCTTAAACATTCTACACATAATATTGGATCCACATTGGCCCTTTCTTATACGCATTAATATGTTAGGTATGAGAACTCACGCATGCCAGTGGATCATATATCAAACCTTGTGACAAAGACTTTGGCAGCAGTTGGTCTGAAGGTAACTTTGCATTTGGGATATTACCAATAGTCCCCGAAGCTTCTCCAACAAGAGTTTCTTTCCCTCCATGTATATTATTGTTTTTGTAGATAATTGAAACTACAAGATTACTTTATTGAACTATTCATGTACATCTTCTGCAGCTATATAATGCCAAAATGTCTGTTAGATCTGTATTTTCTTTTTTAATCAACTAATTGTTGTGTAGTGGTTGATTTTTCTGTAGATGCAAAGATTAGAACAATTAGATTATTGTGCTCAAATTATGTTGGTATACTTAAGTGAATTTCTGCAGGGTGTAGAAGACCGTATGCCTTCTGAACTCTCTGGAGGCATGAAAAAGCGTGTAGCCCTGGCTCGATCAATAATTTTTGATGAAACAAAGGAGATAATAGAACCAGAGGTAAGCAAGATGCTTATTGTTTATCTTTATCAATTTATGGACGTTAATAGATGCCACTCTGAGCGACGTCCTCCTAGATTTAATTTATAGCTAAAACATATCAAACATGTCTGTCAAGCATCCAATCCATTTCTTTAGATATTTAATGCAACCCTTGTAGTCTTCTTCCTAGTTTTGATTAAAGACAACCTATTGAGCGATTCTCTCTTATGTTCTTTGCCCCTGTCTTTTTAGGTGCTTTTGTATGATGAACCTACTGCAGGACTCGATCCAATTGCATCGACTGTTGTGGAAGACCTAATTCGTTCAGTGCACAGCACGGGGCAAGATTCCCTGGGACATACGGGAAAGGTAGCATCGTATGTGGTTGTAACGCATCAACACAGTACAATAAGAAGGGCCGTCGATAGGTACTTTGCTCCCTTGTGCCCTTTCTTGCATTTCATTTCATGACCATGTCGAATAATTTGTACATATACATTTGGCAGATTGCTATTTCTTTACCAAGGAAAGGTTGTCTGGGAAGGAATGACTCATGAATTCAACACCACATTGAATCCTATTGTGAGACAGGTCCGGCTTCAAATGCTATTGCTTTCTTCAGTATTTTGAACAGGATGTTGGCCCAGTTTAATGAGACAATGGAAACCGGGAGTGCCACCGGTTCCACTGCCAGTCTGGTTTTCGATAACACTagttttttttacattttctCATGTTTCTTCCTATGCAAATTGTTTAAGTTTTGTGTTTCTTTGAAATTGCAGTTTGCATCAGGTAGCTTGGATGGCCCCATCAGATACTGAAGCCTTTCCGAGCCTATTTTCACAGGGAATGAGGTCTAATATTTTGTCTTTTGCTGTTAAAGTTCGATAAGCATGTTCTTAAGCCGGGCTTAGCCTTGAATATTAAATGATAGCAACGTCTATTTGTTTCGCAAAAAATAATTTACAATGATTTTTCAGGTAAATTTTCATAGGAAAATCAATTAGTTTCCCTCTTTTAGTTGTGAGATACGAAAAATATTTCCCCCTTTATTTCTTCCCTCCCCCTCTTGATCACAGTTAACCTAATTGCTCTGCTATAGCTGCAACAGTATAGAAGAAGGTTACTTGAGAAGGATCATAGCTGAGGTTCATCTGTAAAAGGTATCGACACTCGTATGCTTCAGATAAGAATGCGGTATCGTTACAATCTTCGAAGCATCAACACGTCGGGAAGAAAGTCCTTGAAGTCTTGTTAAAATGTCCTGTGTTTTCTCTAGCAAAAGAATAGAAGTTTCAGAGATATAAACACTAACCTAACTCGGTACTAATAGCAGCGTTAGTACTAATGCATCACTGATGATTTGGTGCAAATTGTAACTTAATGGGTGCCAAAATAGTTATGGTTGGCCTTTCAGCTTTGACAAAGCTCATGAAACCGAAGAATAAACGCTAACTCAAGCATATGCAAATCGCTAACTCGCCAAGCATAACCTGACCATGGATAATCAGGTTCTTTTCCTATCCCCCAGCATGTCAGGAGTGTATtaataaaagtatttaaaaaaatgtaaaaaaatattttccttttgaaaaagtatttaaaaataaaataagttatttttttattaaaaaaattgggCAGAAGTGCTGGGCCAGCCACACCCGACCCGATAAGATGGCCTTGTTCGGCTTAATCCGGCCTGATTAAAATTGGGCCTTCGTTGGCACATGACCCGGCCCAATCCAATTCACACCTCTACTGAGATATTTTTTTCCCCATACGACAAATTGATAGCCGTTTGATCGTTCCTCTCTTATCCATTTACGCCAGTAGAGCGACGGCGGAGGCCGCCGGAGAAGGGATTGATATCGGCAGTGCGAGGCAGGCAATGACGGCCTCCCTAGGGTTGCCCTCCTTCTCCTCGTCTCCCATTATTTCCTCCTCGTTTCCTCCGCCGAGCCACAAAGCGCTCGCTTTCTTCACTCCCAGAGCTGATCGCACCACCGCAACAGGTATCATTTTAGCATGGAAACCTGCCTTCTTGCTCAAATCCTCGGTTATATTTCCTGTCTTAACGGAATCGTTGTTCGCGATCGATTTGTGATGTGTTCTAGTTAGCTTAATAAAAATTGTTCATTTCACCACTTTAGTTGATTTTCTTGCTTAATTTGTGCTTGTGATTTAATCTCTCGTTTGTTCAAATTTGTTGACATTGCTCATTTGCCTTTATTGCGAAAAATATGATTGGCTTGTATCTGAAGCTTATGTTCTTGCGTCAGTGTGCAATTCTAGATACACAAGGCTTTCGAATTCTTCTTTGGTATGTGGGAGAAGTGACAAATTGTAAACAGTCGCTTTGAGTTAGTAGTATTGATATTGCTCCCTTTGCATTAAGTTGTTGTTTCTTTGGAACTAGATTCTCCACTTTCTTGTGGTGGTGGAACAATATGGCGCCTATGAATGATTTTGCTTTTCCTTTACTTGCTTGTGATATAGGCAACACCATACAAGTCCTTGTATTCTTCCTTGGCATTTTGGAGGGTGCCTTAAGATGTGGACTTTTGCTTTTTTGAGAGGATAGTCGCAGATATCCTTATTGCTCAATCTTTTTTTTCTAGTGATAGACTGTGAAAGTTGGTTTGATATTGTTCACAATTAATTCAAGATACAGTAATTCACTGAAATTCGCCTAATGTCTGCATTGCCTAGTTAACTCTTGGATGAGAACTTAAAAAATTACTCACAGGCTGGATGCTCTTGACCAACAAGTAATTATAGCCCTAAAAGATTGCATTGTAGTAGACCTTTATCTTCTCATTCATTTGGGAAAGCTTTTATTATTTGACTCTTTATGAAAACTAAGTTCTTGAAACTAACTTTTTGATTTCCCCTTCCCCCTAAAATATTGCCTCATTTTCATaagatttaataatttttgtGATCTGACCTACTTTCTAGTTTCCTAGCTAaatgaaatatttatttattttttagcgTTGTACTTATTCCACAATGAACCACCaaatatttggaaaaaaaaaacatctatGTCAATATGAAGATCTGTCTTTGTTTCCCAAACTCACTTGCTCATCAATCATTGCTATCTTCACCGGCTTCCATTTCAAGTTGCTTTGGACTAATGCTTCTGAAAAGTTGTATGTTATTTGAAGCTTAGCAATAGATTAGGCAACTAGTTACATAACCATGGATtgcaataatttatttttaaaacaactTGAGCTTTGGGCGCATTCATATTTCAATCAATCTGAGTTCAACTTGTTTAATTAGCTGAATGTGATGGGTTTGAGAAGGTGTTATTTATCTAAATGAGCTCGAGCATAGTTGTTACCAAGTAGGAACTTGATTTAAGTTGGTACTTGACTAAAACTCAAACTTGAATTCAGAAGCTCTCCCAGGCATGAACTCTTTTCGAGCTTGATTTTAGTTCAGCCTGTTGTCGGGCTTAAGTCTGATTACCTTGTGAGTGATTTGGCTTGTCTGTTGCTCTCTAGTTCAGCATTATACAGATTGTTTTTCCTTTATcactttttttaatatttataaacgTTTCAATATACTCATATA encodes the following:
- the LOC122042753 gene encoding protein TRIGALACTOSYLDIACYLGLYCEROL 3, chloroplastic-like encodes the protein MSSSTAANSWTPLLSVGRQRSVCARAKLSGSLWKVRRRIACGCSAPPWNSRNGHPTAESSTSSLSEKLGMDKQGIEESNVLIECRDVHKSFGDKRILEGVNFKIRHGEAVGIIGPSGTGKSTILKIMAGLLSPDKGEVLICGKQRHGLVSDEEISGLRIGLVFQSAALFDSLTVRENVGFLLYENSRMPVDHISNLVTKTLAAVGLKGVEDRMPSELSGGMKKRVALARSIIFDETKEIIEPEVLLYDEPTAGLDPIASTVVEDLIRSVHSTGQDSLGHTGKVASYVVVTHQHSTIRRAVDRLLFLYQGKVVWEGMTHEFNTTLNPIVRQFASGSLDGPIRY